The following proteins come from a genomic window of Thermodesulfobacteriota bacterium:
- a CDS encoding DUF503 domain-containing protein: MVIGVLRIELYLDGNRSLKGKRQLLKSLIHRTKSRFSNVSISEVDCQDMWQRATIGITIVSNEKNYVNSILDQVSGFIQSTGIAHMVSRELEIIFF, translated from the coding sequence ATGGTTATAGGTGTTCTTAGAATTGAACTCTACTTAGACGGTAATAGATCCCTCAAAGGAAAGAGACAACTACTTAAAAGTCTAATCCATAGAACCAAATCGCGATTCTCGAACGTTTCAATCTCCGAGGTAGATTGTCAGGATATGTGGCAGAGGGCCACTATTGGAATCACAATAGTTAGTAACGAGAAAAACTATGTCAATTCGATCTTAGACCAGGTATCTGGATTTATACAATCGACAGGGATTGCTCATATGGTAAGTCGTGAATTGGAAATAATTTTTTTCTAG